A single genomic interval of Rhodothermus profundi harbors:
- a CDS encoding class I SAM-dependent methyltransferase produces MSAGVRVQEVVPYSLLARGYDAVMHYVDYAAWARYVHRLIRRFLPEARVVLELGCGTGSLALHLQPLGPYSYRASDRSAAMLEVAREKAARMGSPVVFEQADFTRYCVAEPVDVVLLLYDGLNYLLEPEKIQALFRCTWQALRPGGLFIFDQSTPMNSLAHEADFDDEGETNAFRYVRRSHYDPALRLHTTIFELEVEGKVYRERHLERAYTLQEIKSLLLAQGFRIEAAYDNFSLRPATERSERIHWVVRRPA; encoded by the coding sequence ATGAGCGCAGGTGTTCGGGTGCAGGAGGTGGTGCCCTATAGTTTACTGGCGCGCGGGTACGACGCCGTGATGCACTACGTCGATTATGCGGCGTGGGCGCGCTATGTGCATCGCCTGATCCGGCGTTTTCTACCGGAGGCGCGGGTGGTGCTTGAGCTTGGATGTGGGACCGGCTCGCTGGCGCTGCATCTGCAACCGCTGGGGCCTTATAGTTACCGGGCCAGTGATCGCTCGGCCGCCATGCTGGAGGTGGCTCGGGAAAAGGCCGCCCGCATGGGCAGTCCGGTTGTTTTTGAACAGGCCGATTTTACCAGGTATTGCGTGGCAGAGCCAGTCGACGTGGTCTTGTTGCTCTACGACGGGCTCAACTACCTTCTAGAGCCTGAAAAAATTCAGGCGCTGTTTCGGTGCACCTGGCAGGCGCTTCGGCCGGGTGGTTTGTTTATCTTTGATCAGAGCACGCCGATGAATTCGCTGGCGCACGAAGCAGACTTCGACGACGAAGGCGAAACCAATGCGTTTCGCTATGTGCGCCGGAGCCACTATGATCCAGCGTTGCGGTTGCACACGACAATCTTTGAACTGGAGGTAGAGGGCAAGGTATATCGCGAACGGCACCTGGAGCGAGCCTACACGTTGCAGGAAATCAAGTCGCTGTTGTTGGCGCAGGGCTTTCGCATTGAAGCAGCATACGATAACTTTTCGCTGCGCCCGGCTACGGAACGCTCGGAGCGCATACACTGGGTGGTTCGTCGTCCTGCATAA
- a CDS encoding endonuclease dU: MTARRPHVLGIDDAPFERERDKVVPIVGVMMEGATLVEGVAITRFPIDGAGATDFLAGWIQTLRWRPSLQAVVLGGITLAGLGVVDLVALSEQLALPVLAVTRRDTAGSELADALQAAGLEDRLAILERTPPAEPMGKGLYVAWAGTDAFEARQLVQAMLHKARLPEPLRIAHLIGAALVRGQSRGRV; this comes from the coding sequence ATGACGGCCAGGCGACCCCACGTGCTGGGCATTGACGATGCGCCGTTTGAGCGCGAACGGGACAAGGTGGTCCCTATTGTGGGGGTGATGATGGAGGGGGCAACGCTTGTTGAGGGCGTAGCGATCACGCGGTTTCCGATTGACGGCGCCGGAGCAACGGACTTTCTGGCCGGGTGGATTCAGACGTTGCGCTGGAGGCCATCGTTGCAGGCAGTTGTGCTGGGGGGCATTACCCTGGCGGGTCTGGGAGTGGTGGACCTGGTAGCGCTATCGGAGCAACTCGCGCTGCCGGTGTTGGCAGTGACGCGGCGTGATACAGCCGGCAGTGAGCTGGCCGACGCGCTTCAGGCGGCCGGATTGGAAGACCGTCTGGCTATTCTGGAGCGTACGCCTCCGGCCGAACCCATGGGGAAGGGGTTGTATGTGGCCTGGGCCGGGACGGATGCCTTTGAGGCCAGGCAGCTTGTGCAGGCTATGCTGCACAAAGCGCGTCTGCCCGAGCCGCTTCGCATCGCCCATTTGATTGGGGCGGCACTTGTTCGGGGCCAGTCGCGCGGGCGGGTATAA
- a CDS encoding bifunctional aspartate kinase/diaminopimelate decarboxylase produces the protein MAVPRWIVLKFGGTSVSTPARWETIARIARHRLTEGLRPVVVCSALSGISNALDRLLSEAMAGRGEAALEAIRQPHLELGRALGLEVESLLHPYFEELARITMGTALVRDVTPRLQARVMAMGELMATTLGAAYLNQVGLATQWLDARELLEALDEPHGNEARRYLSVTCDYQPDATLQARLAAIPADVLLTQGFIARNRRGETVLLGRGGSDTSAAYLAAKLQAERLEIWTDVPGMFTANPRQIPSARLLRHLDYDEAQELAITGARVLHPRCLEPVRAYGIPLHIKCTDHPELEGTIVSANPPDVNPRVKAISCKTGITLVSMDTVGMWQQVGFLADVFGVFKRHGLSIDLIATSETNVTVSLDPLANALQPAQLDALVQDLSAYCQARVIAPCAVVSLVGRHVRALLDELTPAFEIFAAHHVYLISQAASDLNFSFVVDEDQAERLVRRLHAELFGHVESDTLFGPTWRELFAPPTKPATSRPWWHRRRHELISLAKTQAPCYVYDEGTLRAQIEALRRLASVDRLFYALKANDHPDVLRLFYEAGLGFECVSANELAHVRQLFPDLPPERLLFTPNFAPADEYRRGFDLEAFVTLDNLYPLEAWPKLFRGRTVLVRFDPGRGDGHHRYVRTAGAQSKFGIAPAQARRLQKLAEELNMRIVGLHAHVGSGILLPETWAETALFLAELAETYFPDVRYLDVGGGLGVPDRTGLPGLDLKAVETHLHRFKAAHPRFELWIEPGRFLVAEAGVLLARVTQVKEKGGVRYVGIETGMNSLIRPALYGAYHEIVNLTRLEEPATQTVEVVGPICESGDVLGHSRRLPDTREGDVLLIAQAGAYGAVMSSHYNRRPPAREIFLPADAANPTSSVTPNAASV, from the coding sequence ATGGCAGTACCACGCTGGATTGTTCTGAAATTCGGTGGAACAAGCGTTTCAACCCCTGCGCGTTGGGAAACCATTGCCCGCATCGCGCGCCATCGGCTGACCGAAGGGTTGCGGCCGGTGGTGGTGTGCTCGGCCCTTTCTGGCATCTCGAATGCGCTGGATCGACTGCTCTCCGAGGCTATGGCCGGACGCGGCGAAGCAGCCCTGGAAGCCATCCGCCAGCCCCATCTGGAACTGGGCCGGGCCCTGGGCCTGGAGGTCGAATCCTTGCTGCACCCCTACTTTGAAGAGCTCGCGCGCATTACCATGGGAACCGCCCTGGTGCGCGACGTCACGCCGCGACTCCAGGCCCGCGTCATGGCGATGGGCGAGCTGATGGCTACCACCCTGGGGGCAGCCTACCTGAACCAGGTGGGCCTTGCCACGCAATGGCTGGATGCCCGAGAGCTGCTGGAGGCCCTCGACGAACCCCATGGCAACGAAGCGCGCCGCTACCTGTCTGTTACCTGCGATTATCAGCCAGATGCAACATTGCAGGCCCGTCTGGCTGCGATCCCGGCCGACGTTCTGCTAACGCAGGGGTTCATTGCCCGCAATCGCCGAGGCGAAACCGTGTTGCTTGGCCGAGGTGGATCGGACACGTCGGCCGCTTACCTGGCTGCCAAGTTGCAGGCAGAGCGGCTTGAGATCTGGACCGACGTGCCAGGCATGTTTACTGCCAATCCCCGCCAGATTCCTTCGGCCCGTCTGCTGCGGCATCTCGACTACGATGAAGCCCAGGAACTGGCCATTACCGGTGCTCGCGTGCTGCATCCTCGATGCCTGGAGCCTGTACGCGCCTATGGGATTCCACTACACATTAAATGCACGGATCATCCTGAACTGGAAGGCACCATCGTTTCGGCCAATCCCCCGGATGTCAATCCGCGCGTAAAAGCGATCTCTTGCAAGACAGGCATCACCCTTGTGTCGATGGACACCGTCGGCATGTGGCAGCAAGTAGGCTTTCTGGCCGACGTGTTTGGTGTCTTCAAGCGACACGGACTTTCTATCGATCTGATCGCCACCAGCGAAACAAACGTTACGGTCTCGCTCGATCCCCTGGCCAATGCGCTGCAGCCTGCCCAGCTCGATGCCCTGGTGCAAGATCTCAGCGCCTACTGTCAGGCTCGCGTGATTGCCCCCTGTGCCGTGGTAAGCCTGGTCGGGCGTCACGTCCGCGCCTTGCTGGATGAACTGACCCCGGCTTTCGAAATTTTTGCGGCACACCACGTGTACTTGATCTCGCAGGCTGCCAGCGATCTGAACTTCAGCTTTGTCGTCGACGAAGACCAGGCCGAACGCCTGGTGCGGCGGCTGCATGCCGAATTGTTCGGTCACGTGGAGTCCGATACCCTTTTCGGGCCTACCTGGCGCGAGTTGTTCGCCCCTCCCACCAAGCCTGCAACCTCCCGTCCCTGGTGGCACCGCCGTCGCCACGAGCTGATCAGTCTGGCCAAGACGCAGGCGCCCTGTTATGTGTACGACGAAGGCACACTGCGCGCACAAATCGAAGCGCTGCGGCGCCTTGCCTCCGTCGACCGCCTCTTCTACGCGCTCAAAGCAAACGACCACCCGGACGTACTGCGCCTCTTCTATGAAGCGGGCCTTGGCTTTGAATGCGTATCGGCCAACGAACTGGCCCACGTGCGTCAACTCTTTCCAGACCTGCCCCCTGAACGACTCCTCTTTACGCCCAACTTTGCCCCGGCCGATGAATATCGCCGCGGATTTGATTTAGAAGCGTTCGTAACGCTGGATAACCTGTACCCCCTGGAAGCCTGGCCCAAGCTTTTCCGCGGCCGCACGGTACTGGTGCGGTTTGATCCCGGACGCGGCGACGGACACCATCGCTACGTGCGCACCGCCGGCGCCCAGTCCAAGTTTGGCATCGCTCCTGCCCAGGCCAGACGTCTGCAGAAGCTGGCCGAGGAGCTGAACATGCGCATCGTGGGATTGCATGCCCATGTGGGCAGCGGCATCCTGCTGCCGGAAACCTGGGCCGAAACCGCGCTATTCCTGGCCGAACTGGCCGAAACATACTTTCCTGACGTGCGCTACCTCGACGTAGGCGGCGGCCTGGGCGTCCCGGACCGAACCGGCTTGCCTGGCCTGGACCTCAAGGCGGTCGAGACGCATCTGCACCGCTTTAAAGCAGCACACCCCCGGTTCGAACTCTGGATAGAGCCCGGCCGCTTTCTCGTAGCTGAAGCCGGCGTGCTGCTGGCCCGCGTCACGCAGGTCAAAGAAAAAGGAGGCGTGCGCTACGTAGGCATTGAAACAGGCATGAATTCCCTGATTCGACCTGCTCTCTACGGCGCCTACCACGAAATTGTTAATCTAACCCGACTGGAGGAACCGGCTACGCAGACTGTCGAAGTAGTGGGTCCCATCTGCGAGTCAGGTGACGTGCTGGGGCACAGCCGCCGGCTGCCTGACACGCGTGAAGGCGACGTGCTCCTGATTGCCCAGGCAGGCGCCTACGGCGCGGTCATGAGCTCGCACTACAATCGACGGCCGCCAGCTCGCGAAATCTTTCTGCCAGCCGATGCCGCCAACCCAACCTCCTCGGTTACCCCAAACGCAGCATCTGTATGA
- a CDS encoding methyl-accepting chemotaxis protein, with protein sequence MRHLISRFSQKSIRKQIIWFTLLLTVPPMLIFTGVVLWNVQRNTKKQIERTFRLVAETKDHAIDKFYQHALQDAHSIATHPSVISWFAYRKSPRRTAAVQQLLQQLQEAKWGQYHHIFLIDQEGTVVLSPPHGQAQKAHEGHSIRASSYFEQALQQPLLTDFFGFEEKDHYHQLVLYPVRSRQGQTVGLVGIEIVIQYLLDWMNQEAEHLPAGTRFFLTTLEGREIVHTKTNEIPTYPYIAEKLEASDQFFGIVRTAHHGEVIGHYQKARSGPFIMAFEIPKKTAFADVYMLTLKLFLLNLFGIGLLLILARRGSLLLSQRIEKIASVAQKLREGDWSARTHEQESENEISHVGIALDTLADTVEQTISLLESEKAQQAQRIQEAVAHIEAQKQALETHVAYMMERMQQFAEGDLTVRMHVHQEDTPTAEEAQALFQQLFEGFNTAARQLEAMLAGVRDVMQELLENTYDILQATETLVDQTSQQSQQSSEVAAAVEEMARTAESNAESAGQAAQVAQRSQVTAQESEAAIEQTITSIHRLAQTLRQSVESVRQLGQSGEQIGKIVAVIEEIANQTNLLALNAAIEAARAGESGRGFAVVADEVRRLAERTAEATREITDMILRVQQETETAVETMERGYAELETSLEQAETMRQKFGELLQNARETMDLVTQIAAASQQQAGTSDEMARNVVIITEAIGEISRSTHNIRTRFEHLSQRLEQLSQILARFRYHQEQEEVLEPAGDGASPLVSTP encoded by the coding sequence ATGCGGCACTTGATCTCGCGGTTTTCCCAGAAGTCCATCCGGAAGCAGATTATATGGTTTACGCTGCTGCTGACTGTGCCCCCCATGTTGATCTTCACCGGCGTGGTCTTATGGAACGTGCAGCGCAATACGAAAAAGCAGATCGAACGAACCTTCAGATTGGTGGCCGAGACCAAAGACCATGCAATTGACAAGTTCTATCAGCATGCGCTGCAAGATGCCCACTCTATTGCCACTCATCCCTCTGTTATCTCATGGTTTGCCTATAGAAAGTCTCCACGGCGCACAGCAGCCGTCCAGCAGTTGCTTCAGCAATTACAGGAGGCTAAATGGGGGCAATATCATCACATTTTTCTGATCGATCAGGAGGGCACCGTTGTGCTCAGTCCCCCGCACGGACAAGCCCAGAAGGCGCACGAAGGCCATTCCATTCGGGCCTCTTCCTACTTTGAGCAGGCCCTGCAACAACCCCTGTTAACAGACTTTTTTGGGTTCGAAGAAAAGGATCACTATCACCAACTCGTGCTATACCCCGTCCGGTCACGCCAGGGCCAGACCGTGGGTCTCGTAGGCATTGAGATCGTTATCCAGTATCTGCTCGACTGGATGAACCAGGAAGCCGAGCACCTGCCTGCAGGAACGCGCTTTTTCCTGACTACCCTGGAAGGACGCGAAATCGTCCATACTAAAACGAACGAAATTCCCACCTATCCCTACATTGCAGAGAAGTTAGAAGCAAGCGACCAGTTCTTTGGCATTGTTCGCACAGCGCATCACGGGGAGGTCATCGGTCATTATCAGAAAGCGCGCAGTGGTCCCTTCATTATGGCTTTTGAGATTCCGAAAAAGACGGCGTTTGCCGACGTTTACATGCTAACCCTGAAGCTATTCCTCTTGAATCTGTTCGGGATTGGCCTCCTGCTCATTCTGGCGCGCCGCGGCAGCCTGCTGCTCAGCCAACGCATTGAAAAGATTGCCAGCGTAGCACAGAAACTCCGCGAAGGTGACTGGAGTGCTCGGACGCACGAGCAGGAAAGCGAAAATGAAATCAGTCATGTAGGCATTGCGCTGGACACCCTGGCCGATACGGTGGAACAAACAATTTCCCTGCTTGAATCCGAAAAGGCTCAGCAGGCGCAACGCATCCAAGAGGCCGTAGCCCATATCGAAGCGCAGAAGCAGGCCCTTGAGACGCACGTTGCCTACATGATGGAGCGCATGCAGCAATTTGCGGAGGGCGATCTGACGGTCCGCATGCACGTCCATCAGGAAGATACGCCTACGGCCGAAGAGGCGCAGGCATTGTTCCAGCAGCTCTTTGAGGGCTTTAACACGGCTGCCCGCCAGCTCGAAGCCATGCTGGCAGGCGTCCGAGACGTTATGCAGGAGCTCCTTGAAAACACCTACGATATTCTGCAGGCGACTGAAACCCTTGTGGACCAGACCAGCCAGCAATCGCAGCAGTCCAGCGAAGTTGCTGCCGCCGTTGAAGAAATGGCGCGCACAGCCGAATCGAACGCCGAAAGTGCCGGCCAGGCTGCTCAGGTAGCCCAGCGCAGCCAGGTTACCGCGCAGGAAAGCGAGGCAGCGATCGAACAGACCATCACCAGCATTCATCGGCTTGCCCAGACGCTGCGCCAGTCCGTTGAAAGCGTACGGCAACTGGGGCAGTCGGGTGAGCAGATCGGCAAGATTGTCGCCGTCATCGAAGAAATTGCCAACCAGACCAACCTGCTGGCACTCAACGCAGCCATCGAGGCCGCCCGCGCAGGCGAGTCGGGTCGCGGCTTTGCCGTGGTAGCCGACGAAGTACGCCGCCTGGCCGAACGCACAGCCGAAGCCACCCGGGAAATTACCGACATGATCCTACGGGTGCAGCAGGAAACCGAAACGGCCGTTGAGACCATGGAACGCGGCTATGCCGAACTAGAAACCAGCCTGGAACAGGCCGAAACCATGCGCCAGAAATTTGGCGAACTGCTGCAAAATGCCCGGGAGACAATGGATCTCGTCACGCAGATTGCCGCGGCCAGTCAGCAACAGGCAGGCACCAGCGACGAAATGGCCCGAAACGTGGTCATCATCACTGAAGCCATCGGAGAAATCTCGCGCAGCACCCACAACATCCGAACGCGCTTTGAGCATCTGAGCCAGCGCCTGGAGCAACTGTCGCAAATTCTCGCCCGCTTCCGGTACCATCAGGAACAGGAGGAGGTTCTCGAACCTGCAGGCGATGGCGCTTCTCCGCTCGTCTCTACCCCCTGA
- the dapB gene encoding 4-hydroxy-tetrahydrodipicolinate reductase codes for MRLALVGTGNMGQAIERLARQQGDEIVARFNTAHPLPVHADVSVLNGADVVMDFSLPHVVRAHIDAYCRWHVPAVIGTTGWYDQLEEVRRLVEASGTALLYAPNFSLGIALLKHILKQLLPLLEQLPDYDLYVHEVHHTRKADSPSGTALMLAHLIVDGLSRKTRIETETQHGRIASNALHVTSTRAGQVFGRHTIGICGPFDELTLEHHAYSRDGFAAGALQAARWLVGRRGFFSLDDMLHEWLHISSETNPR; via the coding sequence ATGAGACTGGCTCTGGTAGGAACCGGCAACATGGGCCAGGCCATTGAGCGCCTGGCCCGGCAACAAGGCGATGAAATTGTGGCGCGGTTTAACACGGCACATCCGCTGCCGGTCCATGCCGACGTATCGGTGCTGAACGGCGCCGACGTGGTCATGGATTTCTCGCTGCCGCACGTGGTGCGCGCGCACATCGACGCCTACTGCCGCTGGCACGTCCCGGCCGTAATCGGCACTACGGGCTGGTACGACCAGTTGGAGGAAGTGCGCCGGCTGGTCGAGGCCAGCGGCACTGCACTCCTCTATGCGCCTAACTTTTCGCTGGGCATAGCCCTGCTCAAGCACATCCTGAAGCAACTGCTGCCTTTGCTGGAACAGTTGCCCGATTATGACCTCTACGTGCATGAAGTCCATCATACCCGCAAGGCCGACAGCCCAAGCGGTACGGCGCTCATGCTGGCCCACCTGATCGTGGACGGCCTCTCGCGCAAAACCCGCATTGAAACCGAAACGCAGCATGGGCGCATCGCATCCAATGCGCTGCATGTAACTTCAACACGGGCCGGTCAGGTCTTTGGTCGCCATACCATTGGCATCTGTGGACCTTTTGATGAATTGACGCTCGAGCATCACGCCTATAGCCGCGACGGCTTTGCCGCCGGTGCCCTGCAGGCCGCCCGATGGCTTGTAGGCCGCCGCGGATTCTTCTCGCTCGATGATATGCTGCACGAATGGCTGCATATATCCTCTGAAACCAACCCGCGCTGA
- a CDS encoding T9SS type A sorting domain-containing protein: MESLLLRMLRIGWCFWLGWAVPVWGQHFPRLATEPILFGPFHLPVDQFGAPFSGTLVLLRDTAHARHVLEAARAQGMQLIINLAGSRATFQDVDGAFSLERFRQRLERWVSFDFTPYVSDGVILAHMLFDEPHDPNNWNGETVSPAMVDSAAAVSKQLFPTMATAVGSPPSYLYQGAPFAFLDFAFAQYAVRKGDITEWLNREVQRVQQAGLQLLLSINVLAGGSQGAMTPAELRQFGRALALAPHKRALLLWKWEAGYFGQVDVQQVLEEIAQTLRGGVTAVAPRKEAPAAGILVYPQPFRQTLRVRFWMPEPAPVRVQLFDVLGREVQRVTYGRREAGEQVLVLKAVGLPDGVYVLRLSAGRLQATQRIVHRQMP, from the coding sequence ATGGAATCGCTGCTTTTACGCATGTTAAGGATCGGGTGGTGTTTCTGGCTGGGATGGGCGGTGCCGGTATGGGGGCAGCATTTCCCCAGGCTGGCTACAGAGCCGATCCTCTTTGGTCCCTTCCATTTGCCGGTTGATCAGTTTGGCGCTCCTTTCAGCGGGACGCTGGTGCTGTTGCGGGATACGGCGCATGCCCGGCACGTGCTTGAGGCGGCCCGGGCGCAGGGGATGCAGTTGATTATCAATCTGGCCGGGAGTCGGGCTACCTTTCAGGATGTGGACGGGGCGTTCAGTCTGGAGCGGTTCCGGCAGCGCCTGGAGCGATGGGTGTCGTTTGACTTTACGCCGTACGTCTCGGACGGCGTAATTCTCGCCCACATGCTGTTTGACGAACCCCACGACCCCAACAACTGGAATGGTGAGACGGTATCGCCAGCAATGGTTGACTCGGCGGCGGCCGTGAGCAAGCAGTTGTTTCCGACGATGGCGACCGCGGTCGGTTCGCCTCCGTCCTATCTCTATCAGGGGGCGCCGTTTGCCTTTCTGGATTTTGCCTTTGCGCAGTATGCGGTCCGGAAAGGGGATATTACCGAGTGGTTGAATCGCGAAGTGCAGCGGGTCCAACAGGCCGGGCTTCAACTGCTGCTGAGCATCAATGTGCTGGCGGGAGGCAGTCAGGGCGCTATGACGCCGGCGGAGCTGCGACAGTTTGGACGTGCCCTTGCGCTTGCGCCGCACAAGCGGGCTCTGTTGCTCTGGAAATGGGAGGCCGGTTATTTCGGGCAGGTGGACGTGCAGCAGGTTTTGGAGGAAATAGCCCAGACGCTTCGGGGAGGTGTTACGGCGGTTGCTCCACGCAAGGAGGCACCGGCAGCAGGAATACTGGTCTATCCGCAGCCGTTCCGCCAGACGCTCCGGGTGCGATTCTGGATGCCTGAGCCTGCTCCGGTGCGCGTGCAGCTTTTTGACGTGCTGGGCCGTGAGGTGCAACGCGTAACTTATGGCAGGCGCGAAGCTGGAGAGCAGGTGCTCGTGCTGAAGGCAGTAGGGCTTCCGGATGGGGTCTATGTGCTGCGTCTTTCAGCAGGTCGCCTTCAGGCCACGCAGCGCATTGTGCACCGTCAGATGCCCTGA
- the pdxA gene encoding 4-hydroxythreonine-4-phosphate dehydrogenase PdxA, with amino-acid sequence MSIDQGKRKFVRPRIAITLGDPNGVGPEIVLKCLSDSRLMKFFDPIIVGSVDVLRQHAEVLELPLPEVHVVETVPERLAPGRLVVVDVREGKALRVTFGKITPEGGKLAMASVRRAVQLCLDGKVDAMVTAPISKEAISLAGYRDPGHTEFIARLTGTRRYTMMMVSDELRIGLVTGHIPIWDVPKRVTRPAILETIEIIHDSLVQDFGIDRPKMAVLGLNPHAGDGGVLGREENETIIPALEEARRRGYLVFGPFPADSFFGIGAYRLYDAVLAMYHDQGLIPFKTLAFESGVNYTAGLPIVRTSPDHGTAYNIAGQGKASPGSMRSAIYLAIDIARRRRERHEAATTASSAAAS; translated from the coding sequence ATGTCGATAGATCAAGGAAAGAGAAAGTTCGTGCGGCCTCGGATTGCCATAACGCTGGGCGATCCGAATGGTGTCGGTCCGGAGATTGTATTAAAGTGCCTGTCTGATTCTCGTCTGATGAAATTTTTTGATCCGATTATTGTCGGATCGGTCGATGTGCTTCGCCAGCATGCTGAGGTGTTGGAGCTGCCATTGCCGGAGGTGCACGTGGTGGAGACTGTACCTGAGCGGCTGGCGCCCGGGCGACTGGTGGTGGTGGACGTGCGTGAGGGAAAAGCGCTCAGGGTGACATTTGGCAAGATCACGCCAGAGGGGGGAAAGCTGGCCATGGCATCGGTGCGGCGGGCAGTGCAGCTCTGCCTGGATGGAAAGGTTGATGCGATGGTAACGGCCCCTATTTCGAAAGAGGCCATCTCGCTGGCCGGCTATCGGGATCCGGGGCACACTGAGTTTATTGCTCGGTTGACCGGTACCCGACGATATACCATGATGATGGTGTCGGACGAGTTGCGTATCGGATTGGTGACCGGCCACATCCCTATCTGGGATGTTCCTAAGCGGGTTACGCGCCCGGCGATTCTGGAGACGATTGAAATCATTCACGATAGCCTGGTGCAGGATTTCGGGATCGACCGGCCCAAGATGGCTGTGCTTGGCCTGAATCCGCATGCAGGAGACGGTGGGGTGTTGGGACGAGAAGAGAATGAGACGATCATCCCAGCTCTCGAGGAGGCTCGTCGGCGCGGCTACCTGGTATTCGGACCGTTTCCAGCCGACAGCTTTTTCGGGATTGGCGCCTACCGGCTCTATGATGCGGTGCTGGCCATGTACCACGATCAGGGACTGATTCCATTCAAGACGCTGGCTTTTGAAAGCGGCGTCAACTACACGGCTGGCCTGCCCATTGTGCGCACCTCGCCGGATCATGGTACGGCCTACAACATTGCCGGGCAGGGCAAGGCGTCGCCGGGAAGCATGCGCAGCGCCATCTATCTGGCCATTGACATTGCCCGCCGCCGCAGAGAGCGGCACGAAGCGGCAACGACGGCTTCTTCGGCAGCAGCGTCATGA
- a CDS encoding NAD-dependent protein deacetylase yields MYPTSSTFQALVTHLRNRRIAVLTGAGCSTESGIPDYRGEGTRRRARRPIQYRTFLTDAAARAHYWARSTLGWPRLAKAQPNPGHYALAWLERAGLLTGLITQNVDRLHHKAGSRRVLELHGNLATVRCLTCKYTIPRAAFQQWLLNLNPGWTEQAAELAPDGDADLPRALTAHFRVPDCPRCGGILKPDVVFFGENVPRDRVEAARQIVAAAEALLVAGSSLAVYSGYRFVLEAARQAKPVVIVNLGPTRGDALATLRLEGRTGEVLPRLAAALIGQPVPEPPPPCPP; encoded by the coding sequence ATGTACCCGACCTCGTCTACGTTTCAGGCGCTTGTAACTCACCTGCGCAACCGACGTATTGCCGTGCTCACCGGCGCCGGATGCAGCACCGAATCAGGTATTCCCGATTATCGCGGCGAAGGCACGCGTCGCCGCGCCCGACGTCCCATTCAGTACCGGACGTTCCTGACCGATGCAGCCGCACGCGCGCACTACTGGGCGCGCAGTACCCTGGGGTGGCCACGCCTTGCTAAGGCCCAACCCAACCCGGGGCACTATGCGCTGGCCTGGCTCGAACGGGCTGGCCTGCTCACCGGCCTCATCACGCAGAACGTAGATCGTCTGCATCACAAAGCAGGTAGTCGACGTGTTCTGGAACTGCATGGGAACCTGGCGACGGTGCGCTGCCTGACCTGTAAATACACCATTCCCCGCGCAGCCTTCCAGCAGTGGTTGCTGAACCTGAATCCCGGATGGACCGAACAGGCAGCCGAACTGGCCCCAGATGGCGATGCCGACCTTCCTCGCGCCCTTACCGCACACTTCCGGGTACCCGACTGTCCCCGTTGCGGCGGCATCTTGAAACCCGATGTGGTCTTTTTCGGCGAAAATGTGCCGCGTGACCGCGTAGAAGCGGCTCGCCAGATTGTTGCTGCTGCCGAGGCGCTGCTGGTCGCCGGCTCGTCGCTGGCGGTCTATTCAGGCTATCGGTTCGTGCTGGAGGCAGCGCGCCAGGCCAAACCTGTTGTGATTGTAAACCTGGGGCCCACGCGTGGGGATGCCCTCGCTACGCTGCGGTTGGAAGGGCGCACCGGCGAGGTGCTTCCCCGCCTGGCAGCGGCACTTATCGGACAGCCCGTGCCGGAGCCGCCCCCTCCTTGCCCACCGTAA
- a CDS encoding cell division ATP-binding protein FtsE: protein MIVFRNVCISYPLPDGQQRPVFENLSFEIQRGEHVYLIGPTGSGKTTLMRLIYMDLFPDAGYCQVGDYRSDRIKPTEIPYLRRTLGVVFQDFQLLPDRNVYENVAFALYVTGRRGAEVKTRVLQALALVGLSHKRRRYPHELSGGEQQRVVIARAIVNDPWILLADEPTGNLDPRVADEIMELLLSLHRQGMTLLMATHDYRLVKKYPARTLAILNGQLVEVDPHTL from the coding sequence GTGATTGTCTTTCGAAATGTCTGCATTTCGTATCCTCTGCCGGATGGCCAGCAGCGTCCGGTATTTGAGAATCTTTCGTTTGAAATTCAACGGGGCGAGCATGTCTATTTGATTGGCCCGACCGGAAGCGGCAAAACCACGCTCATGCGGCTCATCTACATGGATCTGTTTCCGGACGCGGGCTACTGTCAGGTAGGAGACTACCGCTCCGACCGAATCAAACCGACAGAAATTCCCTACTTGCGCCGCACGCTGGGCGTGGTGTTTCAGGACTTCCAACTGCTACCCGACCGCAACGTATATGAAAACGTGGCTTTTGCGCTATATGTAACCGGAAGACGGGGAGCTGAAGTAAAAACCCGGGTGCTGCAAGCGCTTGCGCTGGTAGGCTTGAGCCATAAGCGGCGGCGCTATCCGCACGAGCTCTCCGGTGGAGAGCAGCAGCGCGTGGTGATTGCCCGGGCAATTGTAAACGATCCCTGGATTTTGCTGGCCGATGAGCCAACAGGAAACTTAGACCCACGAGTGGCTGACGAGATTATGGAATTGCTGCTCAGCCTGCATCGCCAGGGGATGACGCTTCTGATGGCTACGCACGACTATCGTCTGGTTAAAAAATATCCGGCACGTACGCTGGCGATTCTGAACGGTCAGCTTGTCGAAGTCGATCCCCATACGCTTTGA